The Chionomys nivalis chromosome Y, mChiNiv1.1, whole genome shotgun sequence genome includes a window with the following:
- the LOC130868832 gene encoding eukaryotic translation initiation factor 2 subunit 3, Y-linked-like codes for MAGGEAGVTLGQPHLSRQELATLDVTKLTPLSHEVISRQATINIGTIGHVAHGKSTVVKAISGVHTVRFKNELERNITIKLGYANAKIYKLDDSSCLRPECYRSCGSSTPDEFPSDIPGTKGNFRLVRHVSFVDCPGHDILMATMLNGAAVMDAALLLIAGNESCPQPQTSEHLAAIEIMKLKHILILQNKIDLIKESQAKEQYEQILAFVQGTVAEGAPIIPISAQLKYNIEVVCEYIVKKIPVPLRDFTSEPRLIVIRSFDVNKPGCEVDDLKGGVAGGSILKGVLKVGQEVEVRPGIISKDMEGKLMCKPIFSKIVSLFAEHNDLQYAAPGGLIGVGTKIDPTLCRTDRMVGQVLGAVGTLPEIFTELEISYFLLRRLLGVRTEGDKKAAKVQKLSKSEVLMVNIGSLSTGGRVSAIKADLGKIVLTNPVCTEVGEKIALSRRVEKHWRLIGWGQIKRGVTIKPTIDDE; via the exons ATGGCGGGCGGAGAAGCTGGTGTGACTCTCGGTCAGCCGCACCTTTCTCGTCAGGAACTCGCCACCTTG GATGTGACCAAGTTGACTCCCCTTTCACACGAAGTCATCAGCAGACAGGCCACCATTAACATAG gtaCAATTGGTCATGTTGCTCATGGAAAATCGACAGTTGTCAAAGCCATTTCTGGTGTTCACACTGTCAGGTTCAAAAATGAACTAGAAaggaatatcaccataaaacttGGATATGCGAATGCCAAG ATTTATAAGCTGGATGACTCCAGTTGTCTCCGCCCAGAATGTTACAGATCTTGTGGAAGTAGCACACCTGATGAGTTTCCTTCAGACATTCCAGGAACCAAAGGGAATTTCAGACTAGTCAG ACACGTCTCCTTTGTTGACTGTCCCGGCCATGATATTCTGATGGCAACCATGCTGAACGGTGCAGCCGTGATGGACGCCGCTCTCCTGTTGATAG cGGGTAACGAGTCTTGTCCTCAACCGCAAACGTCTGAGCACCTGGCCGCCATTGAAATCATGAAGCTGAAACACATTCTGATCCTGCAAAATAAAATTGATCTGATAAAGGAAAGTCAGGCTAAGGAGCAGTACGAGCAGATCCTGGCGTTTGTACAAG GTACGGTAGCGGAAGGAGCTCCTATTATTCCAATTTCTGCTCAGTTAAAATACAACATTGAAGTCGTGTGTGAGTATATAGTAAAGAAAATTCCGGTGCCTCTCAGAGACTTCACCTCAGAACCCCGACTTATCG TCATCCGGTCTTTTGATGTGAACAAACCTGGCTGTGAAGTTGATGACCTCAAAGGGGGCGTCGCTGGTGGTAGCATTTTAAAAGGAGTATTAAAG GTGGGCCAGGAAGTAGAAGTGAGACCAGGAATCATTTCCAAGGACATGGAAGGGAAACTCATGTGTAAACCGATCTTCTCCAAGATTGTGTCACTGTTCGCAGAACACAACGATCTTCAGTATGCTGCTCCGGGCGGTCTCATCG GAGTCGGAACAAAAATCGACCCGACGTTGTGCCGCACAGACCGCATGGTGGGGCAGGTCCTCGGTGCTGTTGGCACTCTACCTGAAATATTCACAGAATTAGAAATTTCCTACTTCCTGCTGAGACGGCTCCTGGGCGTGCGCACAGAGGGAGACAAAAAAGCCGCCAAG GTTCAGAAGCTGTCCAAGAGTGAAGTGCTCATGGTGAACATAGGATCCTTGTccacaggaggcagagtcagcgCCATCAAGGCCGACTTAGGGAAAATCGTCCTCACCAATCCTGTGTGCACAGAAGTGGGAGAAAAAATTGCTCTGAGCCGACGCGTGGAGAAACACTGGCG cctGATAGGCTGGGGCCAGATCAAAAGAGGAGTGACCATCAAGCCGACCATAGACGACGAATAA